In Pyxidicoccus xibeiensis, the following proteins share a genomic window:
- the dnaK gene encoding molecular chaperone DnaK: protein MGKVIGIDLGTTNSCVSVMEGGEPVVIPNSEGSRTTPSMVGFTDSGERLVGQIAKRQAITNPENTVFAVKRLIGRKYDSPEARKAIGVSSFRVASSPNGDAWVEIRGKGYSPPEISAIVLMKMKQTAEDYLGEPVTEAVITVPAYFNDSQRQATKDAGRIAGLNVLRIINEPTAAALAYGLDKVKDGGTERIAVYDLGGGTFDISILELNAGVFEVKSTNGDTFLGGEDFDQRLIDYLAKRFAEQNNGLDLRKDRMALQRLKEAAERAKHELSSAPETEVNLPFITADASGPKHLTETVDRTTFEALVADLVDRTIEPCRIALKDAGVPAQQINQVLLVGGMTRMPRVQQKVKEFFGKEPHKGINPDEVVAVGAAIQGGVLKGEVKDVLLLDVTPLSLGVETAGGVFTKIIDKNTTIPCKKSQVFSTAVDNQPLVSVHVLQGEREMAADNKTLARFELVGIPPAPRGVPQIEVSFDIDANGIVHVSAKDLGTGKVQQVRVVSNSGLSEAEIQGMIADAQSHAADDKKKKELAELRNNADGLIYTTEKSLEEYASLLSEKDREEIKSDLERLKGLLNTADTAVLKDAFQRLEGSAYRIADAIYTGQAS from the coding sequence ATGGGCAAGGTGATTGGAATCGACCTCGGGACGACCAACTCGTGCGTCTCCGTCATGGAGGGCGGCGAGCCGGTGGTCATCCCCAACAGTGAAGGCAGCCGCACCACGCCTTCCATGGTGGGCTTCACCGACTCGGGCGAGCGCCTCGTCGGGCAGATTGCCAAGCGGCAGGCCATCACGAACCCTGAGAACACCGTCTTCGCGGTGAAGCGGCTCATCGGCCGCAAGTACGACTCGCCCGAGGCGCGCAAGGCCATCGGCGTCAGCTCGTTCCGCGTGGCCTCCAGCCCCAACGGCGACGCGTGGGTGGAGATTCGCGGCAAGGGCTACAGCCCGCCGGAAATCTCGGCCATCGTGCTGATGAAGATGAAGCAGACGGCGGAGGACTACCTCGGCGAGCCCGTCACCGAGGCCGTCATCACCGTTCCGGCCTACTTCAACGACAGCCAGCGCCAGGCCACCAAGGACGCCGGCCGCATCGCCGGCCTCAACGTCCTGCGCATCATCAACGAGCCGACAGCCGCGGCCCTGGCCTACGGCCTGGACAAGGTGAAGGACGGCGGCACCGAGCGCATCGCCGTCTACGACCTCGGCGGCGGCACGTTCGATATCTCCATCCTGGAGCTCAACGCCGGCGTCTTCGAGGTGAAGAGCACCAACGGCGACACGTTCCTCGGCGGCGAGGACTTCGACCAGCGGCTCATCGACTACCTGGCCAAGCGCTTCGCCGAGCAGAACAACGGGCTGGACCTTCGCAAGGACCGCATGGCGCTGCAGCGCCTGAAGGAAGCGGCCGAGCGCGCCAAGCACGAGCTGTCCAGCGCGCCGGAGACGGAGGTCAACCTCCCGTTCATCACCGCCGACGCCAGCGGCCCCAAGCACCTCACCGAGACGGTGGACCGCACCACCTTCGAGGCGCTGGTGGCGGACCTCGTCGACCGCACGATTGAGCCGTGCCGCATCGCCCTGAAGGACGCGGGCGTGCCGGCGCAGCAGATCAACCAGGTGCTCCTGGTGGGCGGCATGACGCGCATGCCGCGCGTGCAGCAGAAGGTGAAGGAGTTCTTCGGCAAGGAGCCCCACAAGGGCATCAACCCGGATGAGGTCGTCGCCGTGGGCGCGGCCATCCAGGGTGGCGTGCTCAAGGGCGAGGTGAAGGACGTCCTCCTGCTGGACGTGACGCCCCTGTCGCTGGGCGTCGAGACGGCCGGCGGCGTCTTCACCAAAATCATCGACAAGAACACCACCATCCCCTGCAAGAAGAGCCAGGTGTTCTCCACCGCGGTGGACAACCAGCCCCTGGTGAGCGTGCACGTCCTCCAGGGCGAGCGCGAGATGGCGGCGGACAACAAGACGCTGGCGCGCTTCGAGCTGGTGGGCATCCCCCCGGCGCCGCGCGGCGTGCCGCAGATCGAGGTGTCCTTCGACATCGACGCCAACGGCATCGTCCACGTCAGCGCCAAGGACCTGGGCACCGGCAAGGTGCAGCAGGTGCGCGTGGTGAGCAACTCCGGCCTGTCCGAAGCGGAAATCCAGGGGATGATTGCCGACGCCCAGTCGCACGCGGCGGACGACAAGAAGAAGAAGGAGCTGGCGGAGCTGCGCAACAACGCCGACGGGCTCATCTACACCACGGAGAAGAGCCTGGAGGAGTACGCCAGCCTCCTGTCGGAGAAGGACCGCGAGGAAATCAAGTCGGACCTGGAGCGGCTCAAGGGCCTGCTCAACACGGCCGACACCGCCGTCCTCAAGGACGCCTTCCAGCGCCTGGAGGGCAGCGCCTATCGCATCGCCGACGCCATCTACACGGGCCAGGCCAGCTAG
- the grpE gene encoding nucleotide exchange factor GrpE, which produces MRAVAGSNEKGSIQTDIGQDVIDAAVRSVERRMDEDEEVTVVEVEAAEPPSSDGTEVSATEEAPPETAATPEEVAALRQEVESLKAQLEFSQAKARETLERLREAHERAKESQERTVRAAADLENYRKRAQKEKEEVQRFGSEKLLKDLLPVLDNLDRALDAAAKAPDIDSFQKGVAMTRKSFEDALGRHGVKPFSARGQPFDPRMHEAIQQVETADVPAGHVAFEVVRGFFLNERLVRPALVVVARAPAPVEAAATVSEPAAAQAASPSSAEGTTAPQHPEDSSGGSQ; this is translated from the coding sequence GTGCGCGCCGTGGCCGGCTCCAATGAGAAGGGCAGCATCCAGACGGACATCGGGCAGGATGTCATCGACGCGGCGGTGCGCAGTGTCGAGCGTCGCATGGACGAGGACGAGGAAGTGACGGTCGTCGAGGTGGAGGCCGCCGAGCCTCCCTCGTCGGACGGCACGGAGGTGTCCGCCACCGAGGAGGCCCCTCCCGAGACGGCGGCGACGCCCGAGGAGGTGGCCGCGCTCCGCCAGGAGGTGGAGTCCCTCAAGGCGCAGCTCGAGTTCAGCCAGGCCAAGGCCCGTGAGACGCTGGAGCGCCTGCGCGAGGCGCACGAGCGCGCCAAGGAGTCGCAGGAGCGCACCGTGCGCGCCGCGGCGGACCTGGAGAACTACCGCAAGCGCGCGCAGAAGGAGAAGGAGGAGGTCCAGCGCTTCGGCTCGGAGAAGCTGCTCAAGGACCTGCTCCCCGTCCTGGACAACCTGGACCGCGCGCTGGATGCGGCCGCCAAGGCCCCGGACATCGACAGCTTCCAGAAGGGCGTGGCCATGACGCGCAAGTCCTTCGAGGACGCGCTCGGCCGCCATGGCGTGAAGCCCTTCAGCGCCAGGGGCCAGCCGTTCGACCCGCGCATGCACGAGGCGATTCAACAGGTGGAGACGGCGGACGTCCCCGCCGGCCACGTGGCGTTCGAGGTCGTGCGCGGCTTCTTCCTCAACGAGCGGCTGGTGCGTCCGGCGCTCGTCGTCGTCGCCCGGGCCCCCGCGCCCGTCGAGGCGGCGGCCACCGTCAGTGAGCCGGCGGCGGCACAGGCCGCCTCCCCGTCCAGCGCAGAGGGGACCACCGCGCCCCAGCATCCCGAGGATTCTTCCGGGGGGAGTCAGTAA
- a CDS encoding branched-chain amino acid ABC transporter permease → MAQLLQHLINGLAAGTIYALVALGYTMVYGVLKLINFAHGDVMMVGVYMGYATAFALGRDMRSSLVGVALIFAVAMLGCAFLGFLFERFAYRPLREKPRLTALITAIGISFALSYGFQLDIGFLPGASPRAFPEIIEPKEWITIGDRDVVVWNWQVISFLIAVGLMVALQYLVFRTRFGRAMRAVSWDHRVAALMGIPTDRVIALTFMLSSALAAGAGLLYAIKDTSVSPLMGLYVGLKAFVAAVIGGIGHVPGAVVGALVLGLVEEFVVGYAASTWRDAVAFGFLILVLLVKPGGLFGRVAAEKV, encoded by the coding sequence ATGGCACAGCTCCTCCAGCACCTCATCAACGGCCTGGCCGCCGGCACCATCTACGCGCTCGTCGCGCTCGGCTACACGATGGTGTACGGCGTCCTCAAGCTCATCAACTTCGCCCATGGCGACGTCATGATGGTCGGCGTCTACATGGGCTACGCCACCGCGTTCGCGCTCGGCCGGGACATGCGCAGCTCGCTCGTCGGCGTGGCGCTCATCTTCGCGGTGGCCATGCTCGGCTGCGCGTTTCTCGGCTTCCTCTTCGAGCGCTTCGCGTACCGACCGCTGCGTGAGAAGCCCCGGCTGACGGCGCTCATCACCGCCATCGGCATCTCCTTCGCGCTCTCCTACGGCTTCCAGCTCGACATCGGCTTCCTGCCGGGCGCGTCACCCCGCGCCTTCCCGGAAATCATCGAGCCCAAGGAGTGGATTACCATCGGCGACCGCGACGTCGTCGTGTGGAACTGGCAGGTCATCAGCTTCCTCATCGCCGTGGGGCTGATGGTGGCGCTCCAGTACCTCGTGTTCCGCACGCGCTTCGGCCGGGCGATGCGCGCGGTGTCCTGGGACCACCGCGTGGCGGCGCTGATGGGCATCCCCACCGACCGCGTGATTGCGCTGACGTTCATGCTCAGCAGCGCGCTGGCGGCCGGCGCGGGCCTGCTCTACGCCATCAAGGACACCTCGGTGAGCCCGCTGATGGGCTTGTACGTGGGCCTCAAGGCCTTCGTCGCGGCGGTGATTGGCGGCATCGGCCACGTGCCGGGCGCCGTGGTGGGCGCGCTGGTGCTGGGGCTGGTGGAGGAGTTCGTCGTGGGCTACGCGGCCAGCACCTGGCGTGACGCGGTGGCCTTCGGCTTCCTCATCCTGGTGCTGCTGGTGAAGCCGGGCGGCCTGTTCGGGCGCGTGGCCGCGGAGAAGGTCTGA
- a CDS encoding transcriptional regulator, with protein sequence MAEKWDKQLMELLKRTGDELKRTTDDLRGEAQRLLKEVKDPQKQAKVKEGLEQLRTWATATSKVASEKIETAVRQVEGAVERAFKADEAGPQDAGSSPGTPSAATGQASAPPAATRAPKPDPEPRAAKKAAPKSIGRKKAAAKSPASRPPAKAAKKAAPNSKKTIGKAKKPTAGA encoded by the coding sequence ATGGCCGAGAAGTGGGACAAGCAGCTGATGGAACTCCTCAAGCGCACGGGTGACGAGCTCAAGCGCACCACCGATGACCTGCGCGGCGAGGCCCAGCGCCTCCTCAAGGAGGTGAAGGACCCGCAGAAGCAGGCCAAGGTGAAGGAGGGCCTGGAGCAGCTGCGCACCTGGGCCACCGCCACCAGCAAGGTGGCGTCGGAGAAGATTGAGACCGCGGTCCGTCAGGTCGAGGGCGCCGTGGAGCGGGCCTTCAAGGCGGACGAGGCCGGCCCACAGGACGCGGGCTCGAGCCCCGGCACGCCGTCAGCGGCGACGGGCCAGGCCTCCGCCCCTCCGGCCGCCACCCGGGCGCCGAAGCCGGACCCCGAGCCCCGCGCCGCGAAGAAGGCCGCCCCCAAGTCCATCGGCCGCAAGAAGGCCGCGGCGAAGAGCCCGGCCTCCCGCCCTCCCGCCAAGGCCGCGAAGAAGGCGGCTCCGAACTCCAAGAAGACGATTGGAAAGGCGAAGAAGCCCACCGCCGGAGCGTGA
- a CDS encoding branched-chain amino acid ABC transporter permease, protein METPAIPAPEARSALPAGLRGIFPVLVALPILAALHWILSESPFAVYLLSVMGVNIILAVSLNIVNGMTGQFSIGHAGFMAVGAYISGVLSLSLKEVALSFLPVAASDQVLFTVALLVGGLAAAACGFLVGLPSLRLRGDYLAIVTLGFGEIIRVVVQNTDMFGRALGLSGIPQYSSPAMVYFWVFLTILVARRIAGSSHGRSLWAIREDEVAAEAMGVDTTSYKVRAFVISSFFAGIAGGLFAHFVPIINPGSFTFVKSMEIVVMVVLGGLGSTTGAIIAAIFLTLLPEGLRSMFNLLGTESTLAQKVDQIRMPIYGILLVVLMLSRPQGLFGTKEIWDVLPRWLPRKRRGLA, encoded by the coding sequence ATGGAGACCCCCGCGATTCCGGCGCCCGAGGCCCGCTCTGCGCTCCCCGCGGGCCTGCGCGGCATCTTCCCCGTGCTGGTGGCGCTGCCCATCCTGGCGGCGCTCCACTGGATTCTCAGCGAGTCCCCCTTCGCCGTGTATCTGCTGTCGGTGATGGGGGTGAACATCATCCTCGCGGTGAGCCTCAACATCGTGAACGGGATGACGGGCCAGTTCTCCATCGGCCATGCGGGCTTCATGGCGGTGGGCGCGTACATCTCCGGCGTGTTGTCGCTGAGCCTCAAGGAGGTGGCCCTGTCCTTCCTCCCGGTGGCGGCCAGCGACCAGGTGCTCTTCACCGTGGCGCTGCTGGTGGGTGGCCTTGCCGCGGCGGCGTGCGGCTTCCTGGTGGGCCTGCCCTCCCTGCGGCTGCGCGGCGACTACCTGGCGATTGTGACGCTGGGCTTCGGCGAAATCATCCGCGTGGTGGTGCAGAACACGGACATGTTCGGGCGCGCGCTCGGCCTGTCCGGCATCCCCCAGTACTCCAGCCCGGCCATGGTGTACTTCTGGGTGTTCCTCACCATCCTCGTCGCGCGGCGCATCGCCGGCTCCAGCCATGGCCGCAGCCTGTGGGCCATCCGCGAAGATGAAGTCGCCGCCGAGGCCATGGGCGTGGACACCACCAGCTACAAGGTCCGCGCCTTCGTCATCTCCTCGTTCTTCGCGGGCATCGCCGGCGGGCTGTTCGCGCACTTCGTGCCCATCATCAACCCCGGCTCCTTCACCTTCGTGAAGTCGATGGAAATCGTCGTCATGGTGGTGCTGGGCGGCCTGGGCTCCACGACGGGCGCCATCATCGCCGCCATCTTCCTCACGCTGCTGCCGGAGGGCCTGCGCTCGATGTTCAACCTGCTGGGCACCGAGAGCACGCTGGCGCAGAAGGTGGACCAGATTCGCATGCCCATCTACGGCATCCTGCTGGTGGTGCTGATGCTGTCGCGGCCCCAGGGCCTGTTCGGCACGAAGGAAATCTGGGACGTGCTGCCGCGGTGGCTTCCGCGCAAGCGCAGGGGGCTGGCGTGA
- a CDS encoding ABC transporter substrate-binding protein, which yields MRRLAPMLLAALAFLAAACEKKTQPAPSGEGGAQTAQQGQPAAPPGGDVPAGSDTILLGQVGALTGGQATFGISTRNGIEMALKEANAAGGVKGKKLAVRVYDNQSKPEEAAQAATRLITQDKVVLILGDVASSNSLAMAEKAQAAGVPMITPSSTNPTVTEKGENIFRICFIDPFQGFVMAKFARENLKLSKVAVLQDNKSAYSIGLTDVFNRKFTEMGGKVTTVESYSQGDTDYRAQLTAIRKTQPDGIYVPGYYSEVGIVARQAREVGLKVPLMGGDGWDSEKLFELGGSAIEGSYFSNHYSPDNPDPRVQKFIADYKAAYGGVPDALAALGYDAARVAIDALKRAKDLSGPSVREAIGQTKDFPGVAGTVTLDANRNAVKSAVVLKVADGKTQYVTTINP from the coding sequence ATGCGACGACTTGCCCCAATGCTGCTCGCCGCGCTCGCCTTCCTGGCGGCCGCTTGCGAGAAGAAGACGCAGCCTGCTCCGTCCGGCGAGGGAGGTGCGCAGACCGCGCAGCAGGGACAGCCCGCCGCCCCCCCGGGCGGTGACGTCCCGGCCGGCTCGGACACCATCCTCCTGGGCCAGGTGGGCGCGCTCACCGGCGGCCAGGCGACATTTGGCATCTCCACCCGCAACGGCATCGAGATGGCCCTCAAGGAGGCCAACGCCGCGGGCGGAGTGAAGGGCAAGAAGCTGGCGGTCCGCGTCTACGACAACCAGAGCAAGCCCGAGGAGGCCGCCCAGGCCGCCACCCGCCTGATTACGCAGGACAAGGTGGTGCTCATCCTGGGCGACGTGGCCTCGTCCAACTCGCTGGCCATGGCGGAGAAGGCCCAGGCGGCGGGCGTGCCGATGATTACGCCCTCGTCCACCAACCCCACCGTCACGGAGAAGGGCGAGAACATCTTCCGCATCTGCTTCATCGACCCGTTCCAGGGCTTCGTGATGGCGAAGTTCGCGCGGGAGAACCTGAAGCTGAGCAAGGTGGCGGTGCTCCAGGACAACAAGAGCGCCTACTCCATCGGCCTCACGGACGTCTTCAACCGCAAGTTCACGGAGATGGGTGGCAAGGTCACCACCGTGGAGAGCTACAGCCAGGGCGACACCGACTACCGCGCCCAGCTCACCGCCATCCGCAAGACGCAGCCGGACGGCATCTACGTGCCGGGCTACTACAGCGAGGTGGGCATCGTCGCCCGCCAGGCGCGCGAGGTGGGCCTCAAGGTTCCGCTGATGGGCGGCGACGGGTGGGACTCCGAGAAGCTCTTCGAGCTGGGCGGCAGCGCGATTGAGGGCAGCTACTTCTCCAACCACTACTCGCCGGACAACCCGGACCCCCGCGTGCAGAAGTTCATCGCGGACTACAAGGCCGCCTACGGCGGTGTGCCGGACGCGCTGGCGGCGCTGGGCTACGACGCGGCCCGCGTGGCGATTGACGCCCTCAAGCGCGCGAAGGACCTGAGCGGTCCCTCGGTGCGCGAGGCCATCGGCCAGACGAAGGACTTCCCGGGCGTGGCGGGCACCGTCACGCTCGACGCGAATCGCAACGCGGTGAAGTCCGCCGTCGTCCTGAAGGTCGCGGACGGCAAGACCCAATACGTCACCACCATCAATCCCTGA
- a CDS encoding serine/threonine-protein kinase has protein sequence MASSPLEMELALLRGLVAVHRMSDAILEDCLERGLDLDAGLDVFLTQCARMVHARAGFVSLRGTRGPVLTRVLGELGVDVFEAADWEGAHRLKDGRMLFCTQLALGRLRLGGLGLVVDGRFDDGGAQVLQLVEAIGEQLDTSVLSFLALTDGRGALERLDELAVDDTPVPRGRIGRYEVVTPLGTGGMAQVLVARAKGPEGLGRLVALKRILPHLTADKSIIEQFLDEARIGLRLSHPNLVHVYDFGEAQGAYYIAMELVRGVDLDRLIRSLKGPLEPAHAVAVVTQALAGLQAAHQLRGEDGAPLQLVHRDLSPHNLMVGFDGRVKVLDFGVAKARAQRTVTLPGIVKGKPLYMSPEQARGQRLDARSDLFAMGIILYEALTGRRAFDRGDELSSMQAICDERLPRPDAISRPLWDLLEVALAKRPEARFGNAQEMAERLVEVCAPAKDTELARLTARHFPERLREFNRLDRTEVGGRPRLR, from the coding sequence GTGGCCTCTTCCCCGTTGGAGATGGAGCTCGCGCTGCTGCGCGGCCTGGTGGCCGTCCACCGGATGTCCGACGCCATCCTGGAGGACTGCCTGGAGCGGGGCCTGGACCTGGACGCCGGGCTGGACGTGTTCCTCACGCAGTGCGCGCGGATGGTGCATGCGCGCGCCGGCTTCGTGTCCTTGCGGGGGACGCGCGGGCCGGTGCTGACGCGCGTGCTGGGCGAGCTGGGGGTGGACGTCTTCGAGGCGGCGGACTGGGAGGGCGCGCACCGGCTGAAGGACGGGCGGATGCTCTTCTGCACGCAGCTGGCGCTGGGGCGGCTGCGCCTGGGTGGGCTGGGGCTGGTGGTGGACGGCCGCTTCGACGACGGCGGCGCCCAGGTGCTGCAGCTGGTGGAGGCCATCGGCGAGCAGCTCGACACGTCGGTGCTGTCCTTCCTGGCGCTGACGGACGGGCGTGGCGCGCTGGAGCGGCTGGACGAGCTGGCCGTGGACGACACCCCCGTGCCGCGCGGGCGCATCGGCCGGTATGAAGTCGTGACGCCGCTGGGCACCGGCGGCATGGCGCAGGTGCTGGTGGCGCGGGCGAAGGGGCCGGAGGGGCTGGGGCGGCTGGTGGCCCTCAAGCGCATCCTCCCGCACCTGACGGCGGACAAGTCCATCATCGAGCAGTTCCTGGACGAGGCGCGCATCGGCCTGCGGCTGTCGCACCCCAACCTGGTGCACGTCTACGACTTCGGCGAGGCGCAGGGCGCGTACTACATCGCCATGGAGCTGGTGCGGGGCGTGGACCTGGACCGGCTCATCCGCTCGCTGAAGGGGCCGCTGGAGCCGGCGCACGCGGTGGCGGTGGTGACGCAGGCGCTGGCTGGACTCCAGGCCGCGCACCAGCTGCGCGGCGAGGACGGCGCCCCGCTGCAGCTGGTGCACCGGGACTTGTCCCCGCACAACCTCATGGTGGGCTTCGACGGGCGGGTGAAGGTGCTGGACTTCGGGGTGGCGAAGGCGCGCGCGCAGCGCACGGTGACGCTGCCGGGCATCGTGAAGGGCAAGCCGCTCTACATGTCCCCGGAGCAGGCGCGGGGGCAGCGGCTGGACGCGCGCAGCGACTTGTTCGCCATGGGCATCATCCTCTACGAGGCGCTCACCGGCCGGCGCGCGTTCGACCGGGGGGACGAGCTGTCCTCCATGCAGGCCATCTGCGACGAGCGGCTGCCGCGGCCGGACGCCATCTCCCGGCCCCTGTGGGACTTGCTGGAGGTGGCGCTGGCCAAGCGGCCCGAGGCGCGCTTCGGCAACGCGCAGGAGATGGCGGAGCGACTGGTGGAGGTCTGTGCGCCAGCGAAGGACACGGAGCTGGCGCGGCTCACGGCCCGGCACTTCCCGGAGCGGCTGCGGGAGTTCAACCGGCTGGACCGCACGGAAGTGGGCGGTCGTCCCCGCCTGCGCTAG
- a CDS encoding YsnF/AvaK domain-containing protein: protein MFQRNDVREGMVVRSIDGEKLGKVFAIGEGEFHIEKGLFFPKDYLVRYSEISDIRGGEIILNHGKEALSSLSADENRYATTSSTSSTGIGATGIGTTGLGTSADTLGTNARMNLGSERTVTGRTEDISIPVHKEQLDVVKRDTQAGEVRVRKDIIEEEKVVDVPVRRERVRVERRDVTPDRPAMNASFQEETVVVPLRAEEVEVRKRAVVDEEVVIHKDSIEEERRVAESVRREDVTVRTDGDVEGSRTLDAPTDDPLKRGY from the coding sequence ATGTTCCAGCGCAACGACGTGAGAGAAGGAATGGTCGTCCGTAGCATCGACGGCGAGAAGCTCGGCAAGGTGTTCGCCATTGGCGAGGGCGAGTTCCACATCGAGAAGGGCCTCTTCTTCCCGAAGGACTATCTCGTCCGGTACTCGGAGATCAGCGACATCCGCGGCGGGGAAATCATCCTCAACCACGGCAAGGAGGCCCTGAGCAGCCTGTCAGCCGACGAGAACCGCTACGCCACGACGAGCTCGACGAGCTCCACCGGCATCGGCGCCACCGGCATCGGCACCACCGGGCTGGGCACCAGCGCGGACACCCTGGGCACCAACGCCCGGATGAACCTGGGCTCCGAGCGCACCGTGACGGGCCGCACGGAGGACATCTCCATCCCCGTGCACAAGGAGCAACTGGACGTCGTCAAGCGGGACACGCAGGCCGGTGAGGTCCGCGTGCGCAAGGACATCATCGAGGAGGAGAAGGTGGTGGACGTGCCGGTCCGCCGCGAGCGCGTGCGCGTGGAGCGCCGCGACGTGACTCCGGACCGCCCGGCCATGAATGCCTCCTTCCAGGAGGAGACGGTGGTGGTGCCGCTGCGCGCCGAGGAAGTGGAGGTCCGCAAGCGCGCCGTGGTGGATGAGGAGGTCGTCATCCACAAGGACTCCATCGAGGAGGAGCGCCGCGTCGCGGAGAGCGTCCGCCGCGAGGACGTGACGGTCCGCACCGATGGGGACGTGGAAGGCTCGCGCACCCTGGACGCGCCCACCGACGACCCGCTCAAGCGCGGCTACTGA
- a CDS encoding YsnF/AvaK domain-containing protein: MRSDVQEGMRVFTADGVRLGTVVGCGEDTFVVERGLLKTRDYRARYGDVVTVRDGEVHLGLTKDEVSRGPGARAEAGGRTESVLSGSFGQTQDIVIPLAHEEAVPRTLVHEVGQLRVHKVVRTEVKHFSIPVRREELVVERVPAGGTEDSARARAADSRPGPAGFGPFEEATLVIPLLEERVEFTKTAHVWQEVAVAKSTVEELRQVHTTVRRETAEVEERGEVLHEGPVDGLHS; this comes from the coding sequence ATGCGCAGCGATGTTCAGGAAGGGATGCGGGTCTTCACGGCGGACGGGGTGCGACTGGGCACCGTGGTGGGCTGTGGCGAGGACACCTTCGTCGTCGAGCGGGGCCTGCTCAAGACACGGGACTACAGGGCCCGCTATGGGGACGTGGTGACGGTGCGCGACGGCGAGGTGCACCTGGGGCTCACGAAGGATGAGGTGTCGCGCGGCCCCGGCGCGCGCGCGGAGGCGGGGGGCCGGACGGAGTCCGTGCTCTCGGGCAGCTTCGGGCAGACCCAGGACATCGTCATCCCGCTGGCCCATGAGGAGGCGGTGCCGCGCACGCTGGTGCACGAGGTGGGGCAGCTGCGCGTCCACAAGGTCGTCCGGACGGAGGTGAAGCACTTCTCCATCCCCGTGCGGCGCGAGGAGCTGGTGGTGGAGCGGGTCCCCGCCGGTGGCACGGAGGACAGCGCGCGCGCCCGGGCGGCGGACTCCCGGCCCGGGCCGGCGGGCTTCGGCCCCTTCGAGGAGGCCACCCTCGTCATCCCCCTGCTGGAGGAGCGGGTGGAGTTCACCAAGACGGCCCACGTGTGGCAGGAGGTCGCCGTGGCGAAGTCCACGGTGGAGGAGCTCCGCCAGGTGCACACCACCGTCCGCCGGGAGACAGCCGAGGTGGAAGAGCGGGGCGAGGTGCTGCACGAGGGGCCCGTGGATGGCCTCCACTCCTGA